The Thermoplasmata archaeon genome includes a window with the following:
- the rplX gene encoding 50S ribosomal protein L24, whose protein sequence is MKTTSIQPRKQHLAAVRRNHINRLRAMSAHLSDELLKEYSLRSITVRKGDTVKVVRGSYKDHVGKVVKVFPQRGFITIEGATRTKIDNKTVPLMFRPSKVVITKLDLSDPWRREKLQRFKVAEGILGRETGEVEKKKVKEERERGAEKEEVGEANKRKMGKEKEKVEEKEKKDEGGKKGSKGEMEGGGEVKERGVKGGVEKGTEEAEREGDGGESEIEKVEGNKREVA, encoded by the coding sequence ATGAAGACGACAAGCATTCAGCCGAGGAAGCAACACCTGGCGGCGGTCAGGAGAAATCATATCAACAGGCTCAGAGCGATGTCAGCCCACCTAAGCGATGAGCTCCTGAAGGAGTACAGCCTCAGGTCCATCACGGTCAGGAAGGGCGACACCGTGAAAGTAGTCAGGGGGAGCTACAAGGACCACGTCGGGAAGGTTGTCAAAGTGTTCCCCCAGAGGGGCTTCATCACGATCGAGGGCGCCACAAGAACCAAGATAGACAACAAAACAGTCCCCCTCATGTTCCGACCGTCCAAGGTTGTTATCACGAAGCTGGACCTCTCAGACCCCTGGAGGCGGGAGAAGCTCCAGAGGTTCAAGGTGGCGGAGGGAATTTTAGGGAGGGAGACTGGTGAGGTGGAGAAGAAGAAGGTGAAAGAAGAGAGGGAGAGGGGGGCGGAGAAAGAGGAGGTCGGGGAAGCTAATAAAAGAAAAATGGGGAAAGAAAAGGAGAAGGTGGAGGAGAAAGAGAAAAAGGATGAGGGAGGGAAGAAAGGGTCCAAGGGAGAAATGGAGGGTGGAGGAGAGGTCAAAGAGAGGGGCGTGAAAGGCGGGGTGGAGAAGGGGACGGAGGAGGCGGAGAGGGAGGGAGATGGAGGAGAGTCGGAGATTGAAAAAGTGGAGGGGAATAAGAGGGAGGTGGCCTGA
- a CDS encoding 50S ribosomal protein L14 produces MRAVPAKVTRGLPKGARLDCADNTGAKVVEVIDVPGYHGVRRRSPAAGVGDMLVVAVKKGTPEMRKQVLRAVVIRQKRPYRRPDGTMIAFEDNAAIIVTENGEVKGSDIKGPVAREAAERWAMIAAKAAMIV; encoded by the coding sequence ATGAGGGCCGTACCGGCTAAAGTGACCCGCGGGCTGCCAAAAGGAGCGCGCCTCGACTGCGCCGACAACACCGGAGCCAAGGTGGTCGAGGTGATTGACGTCCCGGGTTACCACGGCGTTCGCAGGAGATCGCCGGCGGCTGGAGTGGGGGACATGCTCGTCGTCGCTGTCAAAAAGGGCACGCCTGAGATGAGAAAGCAGGTTCTGAGGGCGGTCGTTATTAGGCAGAAGAGGCCCTACCGCAGACCCGACGGGACGATGATAGCCTTCGAGGACAACGCGGCCATCATCGTCACCGAGAACGGCGAGGTTAAGGGGTCTGATATAAAAGGCCCCGTGGCGCGCGAGGCTGCAGAGAGATGGGCGATGATAGCGGCGAAGGCCGCAATGATAGTGTGA